The genomic window GCGCGCCTGGTGGATGCCCACGGCGGTGAAGAGCACCAGCGTGGTGGCCAGGTTCGCCAGAATGCCGCCGCTGTAGAAGAGCATGCGCTTGCGGAAGGGCTGCTGCAGGAAGCCGTAGGGATCCTCGGCGCCGGGTTCCTCGGGATTGAAGCCCGCCAGCTTCACATAGCCGCCCAGGGGCAGGAGGGAGAGGCGCACATCCGTCTCGCGCCACTTGAAGCCGAAGAGGCGGGTGCCGAAGCCCAGGGAGAAGACCTCCACGGGCATGCCCATGCTCTTGGCCGCCAGGAAATGCCCTCCCTCGTGGAGGAAGATCAGGCCGCCCAGCATCAGGATGGGGCCCCAGAAGCCGACGCCGGGCAGCTTGAAGGCGAGGACGGACACGGCGGCGAGGGCGAAGACAGACGACAGAGAGAGGCGAAGACGGTTCATGGACACCCGAAGATCAGGTCCGGGCTCGGACCCATCCTTCAGCATGACGCCTCGCGGCCTGGTCTGCATCCAGCACTTGGGGGAGCGACCCCAGGGGTTCTGCGGGGAGCCGGGACAAGGTGTCCCGGTTGCAGGCCTGGATGTCCCAGAATCCGAGGCGCCCTTGGAGGAAAGCGGCCACGGCCACCTCGTTGGCGGCATTCAGGAGGGCCGGGGCGGTGCCGCCCTCCCGCAGGGCCTCGAAGGCCAGCCCCAGGCAGGGGAAGCGATCCAGATCCGGGGCCTCGAAGGTCCAGGCGCGGGCCTCCTCCCAGGGGTAGGGCGCCACGGGGCCCGGCTGCTTGTCCGGGTAGAGCAGGCAGTACTGGATGGGCAGCTTCATGTCGTTGGCGCAGACCTGCAGCTGGTAGCTGCCGTCGTGGAAGCCGACCATCGCATGCACTTGGCTCTGGGGATGCACGGTGACGGCCACCTGGTCCGCCCGGAGGCCGAACAGGACGGAGGCCTCGATGACCTCCAGACCCTTGTTCATGAGGGTGGCGCTGTCGATGGTGATCTTGGGTCCCATCTTCCAGGTGGGATGGTTGAGGGCCTCTTCGATGGTGGCGGCCTGGATGCGGGCCAGGGGCCAGTCGCGGAAGGGACCGCCGCTGGCGGTGATGCGCACCTCGCGGATGGAGGCCGGGTCGCGCCCGTCCAGCAGCTGGTGCAGGGCCGCATGCTCGCTGTCCACGGGCAGCAACTCCCCCCCGCCGGCCAGGGCCGCCTCGTGCATGAGGGCGCCGCCCACCACCAAGGACTCCTTGTTGGCCACGCAGACCCGGCGCCCGGCCCTGAGCGCGGCCTCGGTGCTGGCCAGCCCGGCGCTGCCCACGATGGCCGCCACCACCGTGTCGGCCTCGGCATGGAGGGCGCAGGCCAGGAGGCCCTCGTCACCCCAATGGACTTCCGGCCGGTAGGAAAGGGCGGACCGCAGCCAGTCCGCATCCTCCCTGGACCCCACGGACACGCAGCGCGGTCGGAAGGTCTCGCACTGGTCCTTCAGCAGCTCCCGGTTCCGTCCCGCGGCCAGCGCCACCACGCGGAGCCGCTCGGGGTGGGCCTGCACCACCGCCAGCGTGGAGGTGCCGATGCTCCCGGTGGAGCCGAGGAGGGCGATCGCCCTCACTTAATTGAACCCGTGCACGAAGTGGACATAGGCATAGAGCACCGGCGCCGCGAAGACCAGGCTGTCGACGCGGTCGAGGATGCCGCCGTGGCCCGGGATGCTCACGCCCACGCAGGAATCCTTCACGCCGGCGCTGCGCTTCCAGGTGCTTTCCACCAGATCGCCCAGCTGGCCCGCGATGCCCAGCAGCAGGCCCAGCGACACCACATCCACCAGGGACCACTCGGGGCAGACCGTGGCCTGCATGAGGAAGGCGCCCAGGAGGTTGCCGCCCAGGTTGCCGAAGGCCCCTTCCCAGCTCTTCTTGGGGCTGACCTTGGGGGCCAGCTTGCGGCGCCCGAAGTAGCTGCCCACGAAGTAGGCGGCGGTGTCGCCGAACCAGGTGATGATGAAGAGGGCCAGGATGAGGCGGCTGCCGGTTTTGGGCAGGGTGCCCTGCAGCATGAAGAGCTTCTGCTGGAAGCCCAGGCCGAAGCCCAGGTAGAGGGCGCCCAGCCAGGTGATGGCCTGGCTCGGCAGGGCCTCTTCCAGCTTCGGATCGAAGAAGAGGGCGCCGAAGTGGATCACCAGGGCTCCGGCGGCGAAGACGAGCCAGAGGGGCAGGGGATCGTGGCTGCCCGTGGCGAGGAAGAAGTGGGCCAGGATGCCGCAGCCCACCAGGGATCCGGTGACCAGGGAGGGGTTGAAGCCCCGCACCCGGGCCATGAGGGTCAGCTCGCGCACGCCCATGACGGTGGCCAGGGCCATGAGGGCCAGGTAGGTCCAGGGGGCCCAGGGCCGGTCGCCGAGCCAGAG from Geothrix sp. includes these protein-coding regions:
- the dxr gene encoding 1-deoxy-D-xylulose-5-phosphate reductoisomerase codes for the protein MRAIALLGSTGSIGTSTLAVVQAHPERLRVVALAAGRNRELLKDQCETFRPRCVSVGSREDADWLRSALSYRPEVHWGDEGLLACALHAEADTVVAAIVGSAGLASTEAALRAGRRVCVANKESLVVGGALMHEAALAGGGELLPVDSEHAALHQLLDGRDPASIREVRITASGGPFRDWPLARIQAATIEEALNHPTWKMGPKITIDSATLMNKGLEVIEASVLFGLRADQVAVTVHPQSQVHAMVGFHDGSYQLQVCANDMKLPIQYCLLYPDKQPGPVAPYPWEEARAWTFEAPDLDRFPCLGLAFEALREGGTAPALLNAANEVAVAAFLQGRLGFWDIQACNRDTLSRLPAEPLGSLPQVLDADQAARRHAEGWVRART
- a CDS encoding phosphatidate cytidylyltransferase; protein product: MERTTPKVDTKNMTVRVSTALVFGVFFFSLLWLGDRPWAPWTYLALMALATVMGVRELTLMARVRGFNPSLVTGSLVGCGILAHFFLATGSHDPLPLWLVFAAGALVIHFGALFFDPKLEEALPSQAITWLGALYLGFGLGFQQKLFMLQGTLPKTGSRLILALFIITWFGDTAAYFVGSYFGRRKLAPKVSPKKSWEGAFGNLGGNLLGAFLMQATVCPEWSLVDVVSLGLLLGIAGQLGDLVESTWKRSAGVKDSCVGVSIPGHGGILDRVDSLVFAAPVLYAYVHFVHGFN